The genomic segment CCTTAATAGCTGAATATCAGAGATACCTCAGAGCCCACTGTAACCATTCGGTGGTGAGCTGGTTTGCTGAGGCAGAGTGGAGGTGAATTGAAAGGTCTGCAGTGAGAGGCTGTGGGTTAGGTTTCTCTGAGGTTATGGTCATTCTCCCCTGGGAAAGTGGTTAGGCCTGGCTGTTTACTTTGGAGTAACCCTGCCCCTCCCCTTATACTGTACACTCTTCGGTTGGTAACCCATGATTACCTCCACTGGTGCACACCTGTCATTTTTGACCTCCTCATGATTGATTTATTCATAGACTTCATTTAGAAACTGCTGCTAAAATCAGTTGAAGTCaattaaaaattactttttttttttttttaacatgtatgCTCTTTGTTATATGTTGGTTTGGATGCTGCATGGGCGCCACCTTCTTGTCACAGCAGGTGTGTGCGAAGGGttggggggagggagagaggcgAGGGCTGGGAGGTTAGGGAGGGTGTTAGTACTGGACTTAATGGGTAAAGGCTAAGGTAGTGCCTGCATCTTCACCCAAAGAGGAGTTGgactttctctctgtgcctctctcAGACAGACTCACACAGGCTCGCTCACAGTGCTGGACTGAAAAACCCTCTCAGCTCTGCTCTCGGCTCCGGCCACCAGAGAAGATGCTTCGGCGTTCCTCTTCATGAGATTACTGCAGGACTGAGTGGAGTGGCAGCTCTGCAGCTGATGGGCTGCTGCTGCCCTTTctatctttatctctcttttaaTTGGGACGCTGGGGAGAAATAAATAGCTCAACACACACTGTTGGGAGGCAAATGAATTGAGCAGACTGAAGGGGGATTTCCCCAGGCTGCCTTCACACCAATGGATCTGGATGCAACTTTGGAACTGGCCAAATTGGATTTGGCAGAATAATTTTTCTTGTTggtttgtaaattaatttttgcaACAAGATCATCTCTAAAGAGCTTGCAGACCGATCTTTTTGTGgattttcactgtaaaaattTACATCATGTAAGTCCAAGTTTCTTCTTAACTTTGATAAACTATTTTTTTGGCCCAAGTAATGCCACCTGGCATTACCGACATGGGAACAGTCATTTATCTAATAGTGACATAAACTAGTAGATAGCAGATAAACAATTTTGTattaattcatgaaaaaaagttaTGCTTTTGAAGTGACTGATATAATATTTCCTGTGTTATTCAGAACTTTGGCTTAAGGATGTGCTCTATAGTCATGCTTCATCAGTGGAGTCTGGCTGTGTTCTTGCTGTGCTCCCCAGTGACTCTTGATGGGAGACCAGTTGATGCACTTAGTAGCAGAACGTGagttattttttacattcattttgaaagaatagaaaaataaataaatgttacgCAATATGGAACTTTATAAATTGAGAACTAGTTAATAATTAAACATGGTGAAGCAAAATATTGCTGTTTCCTGATTTCGAAAACACAACCACAGTTTACCTGTACAGATTAAAGTAAGGTACAGGAGGTTTTCTCTATTTCAGCTCTGGCTTTTTTGAGGTCTTGAGCTCACACTAGTGATGGCTCTCAGACACTTGTTTATGCTGCCACCTACTGTACTGAGGTTTCATGGAGCCTGAGTTTGAATTTCGGCTGCCGGCACTTCTAAAACTGTTCCGAACATAAACTCAATGCCACAGTATCATATGATTAAATTGCATCAAATTGCaacaagggaaaaaatgaaaaagataatTATGAGGCTTTGTTGGGGCTAACTCAGAACTGAGAATTTGCTTGATTGTTTCACTGGCAAACTAAGAGAAATCAGACTGAGcaacagaaattaaaacaagttTCTAACAGACTAAGAAAAAAGTGAACCATGAACTGTAACTGCTCTTATTAAGGGGTGCTTGTATCTAAGCTCAAAAGAAGCTTTCTGTTTTCCGTACATGTTGATCTGACTCTGTCTCACTGTTTTGCTTTAAGGAGGAGGTCAGTGAGCCACGCCCAGCTGATGCATGACAAGGGCCGCTCCTTGCAGGAGTTCAAACGTCGCATGTGgctgcaggagctgctggaggaggtgCACACAGCCGATGAGCGAGCGCCACCCCTGCAGAGTGGAACCCCGAGCCAAACCTTCAGTGGGAATGCTCTACACCAGAAGCCCCCAGGGGCCACCAAAAACCTCCCTGACAGATTCAGGCTGGACAGAGAGGGCCCTAACCTGCCCCAGGAGACCAACAAGTCTCTGGCTTATAAGGACCAGCCACTTAAAGTGGCCaccaagaggaaaaaaaaggtgaggtTAGGCCGGCGTAGAGAGAATGACAAGAAGCGGAGGCGGGCACGGTCTATCACAATGAAGGAGCCATAAAGGACGCGGCACCCTGGCTGAGAGACTCCCACTAGCCTGTATATGGGACTGCACTAAGACACTGACACAGTTCCAGCTAGACCGAGGTCTGACGGACTTGAACCACGGTTGACTCAGTCACAGTCATATCCAAGGGCCCGGGGCTGTGCTTGTATGATAACATTTTGCTAATTGtgtattgttgtgttttaaaaaaaatctcgtACTTCCTGGAGGTTCATCATAACATCTTCTTAGGTCCATATTTATTTGGAAACTCTTCACGCCTCTGTAACCCCCATTCAATTCAAAACAATGTGTATGTTATCATCTCTAAACAGTGTGCACAAGTAGAACATCGGTGGAAGTATTTATTGCCTGAATATAATGTAACTTCACAAAAATTGGGATGCTGAGTGGTCTACTTTTGTTTGGCTCTATACGTGTTGACTATCGTGGACTTACAGTTACAGACAAACTGTTCAATTAATACATCTGTTCGAACTGTTCTGccataatttatttcactttgaaagtgtatatttattttgtgaatgtaTCATGGTGCTGCTGACTAAATTCCATAATGCACTTTAGTTATATCCTGTAAATGTTCTTTTGTGGTTGagttttaatttgatgtttcttttgaTGGTCCTGCTTTCCTTTCCCACCTTAGATCCCTCATGGACTTGTAACTTATTGGATGCTTCATCAAACCCACTCTCATCATCTTAcattatagtttatttttatagaacAAGCCCGAGTCACGGGCTGTCAGCCTCATTTGATGTTCTTCACTTGCACtgagaacatactgtacatgtttccagttaatcaaacattaaaaatgtagcCATTAGAAAAATTTGTTTCATGGCGTCTTTGTTCACCAGTCATATCTAGCTACACTGTGCCATTTATACTACGTAGCTCAGCTGGTAAAGAAGATCGATCATTAATGGTAGGGCTGATGGTTCAACCGCCGGCTCCTGCTGTCCAGATGTCATACTGTCCTTAAACAAGACACTGAACCACAATAAGTGTTAGACAAAAGCATCTGTCAATTGAATTTAATTGtcata from the Xiphias gladius isolate SHS-SW01 ecotype Sanya breed wild chromosome 8, ASM1685928v1, whole genome shotgun sequence genome contains:
- the LOC120793431 gene encoding parathyroid hormone-related protein-like, whose translation is MCSIVMLHQWSLAVFLLCSPVTLDGRPVDALSSRTRRSVSHAQLMHDKGRSLQEFKRRMWLQELLEEVHTADERAPPLQSGTPSQTFSGNALHQKPPGATKNLPDRFRLDREGPNLPQETNKSLAYKDQPLKVATKRKKKVRLGRRRENDKKRRRARSITMKEP